TTGACACTTTCTATTCTGAGCTTTAAAATATATGTAACTCAGTCCATGAAGGACTGGAACATCCTATGAAGGGAGGAGAACGCAATGCAAGGCACCCATGAACATCGGCACCTACATGCTCATGAGCACACGCATGTGCATACCCATGAGCATCGGCATGGGGATTTGGTTCATTCGCATGAGCATTCCCATACCCATGTGCATGAACATGTGCACGAACACTCCCATCCCCATCAGCATGCCGGGGATATCCACGTGCACGACCATGAGCACCCCGGCGAGCATGGCTCTCATGAGCATGAACATCCGGCTCATGAAGCCGAAGTCCACGATCATGAGCACTAACTAGCTCAGCGGACAATACCTCCGAAAGGCGAACCTGAGGGTTCGCCTTTGGCGTTAGGCCAGATAAAAGGCGGCATGGCGGAGAAAGCCAGTCCCCGCCTTCCAATTTAAAGAGCTATTTTCCCGCCAACTTCCACAGGTCCAGGATGCCGACATTGGCGATAATGCGGCCCTGATCATCCACAATGGGGATTTCTTTGATATTAGCCCCCGCCATCCGGTCAATAGCTTTATCCAGAGCATCGCTTTTCCGGGCATAGATCACATGCTTGTCCATAATGTCGGCTACTTTCTGGCAAGTAAGGCGGGTCAACAACGAGCGGACGAAAAAGCTGGGTTTATTACGCGCTTCGATAACATGGCGGATCAAGGCTCCTAAAGAGATGGTCCCCTGCAGCCGCCCCTGCTCATCCACCACATAAATTCCACGCACCTGCCGCAGATCGGTTATTTTATCAGCTACCTGCTCAAGAGTCGCGTCACCGCTGACCGCCAGATAGGGCAGGTTGTCGAGTTTATCCAGGACCTCGCCGATCTTCATTAGCCCTCCTGTGATAGGGGTTTACTGGTATGGGAAATTTCATCAGCCCGGAGTAGAGCATATTTGACCAGGGGTGGAGCGATCAGCTCATTAATGATTACCGAGCCGATCACCGCGCCCACTAAGATACTGGCCACCAGAGGTTGGGGAAAGATCTCCCGGGCCGCCAGCACCAGACCGACCGTCACTCCGGCTTTGGGGAACAGGGCCAGTCCTAAATATTTTTTGATCACTTTTGGGGCGCGGGAGATTTGCCCTCCGACCCAGGCCCCCAATTCTTTGCCACTGATACGACAGATGATAATGGTTAGGGCCAGCAATCCGGCCGACTTGAATACCCCCAGGTCCAGATGGGCTCCGGCCAGCCCAAAAAAGAGGCCAAACAGCGGCTCTTCGATCTGTTCGATTACCATAAAAAAATCATGGTGCCGCCGCTCCAGGTTGACAATAATAAAGCCTACGACCATATTAGCCAGTAAGGGCGAGAGTCTTAATAAGATCGCCACTCCGCTGGTACTGAATAAAACACCCAGTATCACCATGAACAACGCTTCCCGCCGACGAACCAGGCGAGCCATAAATTTCAGACCCATGCCAGCCAATCCCCCCAGCAGCAGGGAGAAGCCTATCTCTCGTACTGGACTTACTATCATCCTGAGCCATGAAACTGCCTCGGGATTAATTAAGACATGAGCAGCAGTCTCGGCCAGGGCAAAAAAGATAATCGCTAAGCCGTCATCTAGGGCAATGACTCCCAGTAAGGTAGTAGTGAAGGGACCGCTGGCCCGCAGCTCAGCGATTATAGCCAGTACCGCTCCGGGAGCGGTGGCTACTGAGATGGCTCCGATTATCAGGGCCATGGGCAGGTAAGTAGCAAACAGTTGATAATCTGGCCCTCGAAGACCGGTTAACCAGGGCAAAGCCGGGGTCAGCAGAACCGCAGTGACCAGGAAGGCCCCGACCGCCTGGGAGACGGAGA
This genomic window from Deltaproteobacteria bacterium contains:
- a CDS encoding cation:proton antiporter; translation: MISHPLLAVGLLLILGYWGGRAANAINLPRISGYLVAGMLLSPSFSNILSRRVIDEDLYIITEIALGIIAYSIGGSLVYERLKRLGKIILWISVSQAVGAFLVTAVLLTPALPWLTGLRGPDYQLFATYLPMALIIGAISVATAPGAVLAIIAELRASGPFTTTLLGVIALDDGLAIIFFALAETAAHVLINPEAVSWLRMIVSPVREIGFSLLLGGLAGMGLKFMARLVRRREALFMVILGVLFSTSGVAILLRLSPLLANMVVGFIIVNLERRHHDFFMVIEQIEEPLFGLFFGLAGAHLDLGVFKSAGLLALTIIICRISGKELGAWVGGQISRAPKVIKKYLGLALFPKAGVTVGLVLAAREIFPQPLVASILVGAVIGSVIINELIAPPLVKYALLRADEISHTSKPLSQEG
- a CDS encoding CBS domain-containing protein — encoded protein: MKIGEVLDKLDNLPYLAVSGDATLEQVADKITDLRQVRGIYVVDEQGRLQGTISLGALIRHVIEARNKPSFFVRSLLTRLTCQKVADIMDKHVIYARKSDALDKAIDRMAGANIKEIPIVDDQGRIIANVGILDLWKLAGK